From the genome of Lotus japonicus ecotype B-129 chromosome 6, LjGifu_v1.2, one region includes:
- the LOC130723225 gene encoding zinc finger CCCH domain-containing protein 65-like isoform X2, translating into MEDAELGTSKSSSQFRMPFPPYRRSHLRSQTVHTLHHILSHLSAASTAPTSSLNTPENGDGRMGQENEERERECAEFVASDLTDPKASVSQKEILEVHENIEGNGDRGKDFSANEMVLDDIELLLGMEETSTQANDFNDEQKVMAELEMVVNGIDDLVQDIGLIPLNSGLGEKQNDSNEVELMDYQVEHVEFLHPDVDTSGNASKLQVSGDNNQLTSEGFHPPLIFHAPASTVVQASPISTSRFNNGSQQQETELVESVCAVVNSLPSTEEGGQFEKEEHDGLEVAEATHISLDLDMNNEELNISEDGGLMDSTILEGKHEVQNEGEKLDVLTSVNNVTNSSNVLIEKGNVEQGEIYGEQEMQNEGETLERLMSMKNATSPSNILIENGDMEEGEISGDFEMDGNSFDISSADMPTDLTQNKVFLKGFLEESQETTAKEHGNSSAVKIVGASRKREGSSDSEEKKDKKKMPGPDSKEKCGPGADEEKKDKEKQLSDASTNKKRGPSSKEKKVRKKRKRQAKKNRELGVKRLKLLPVQKEKAISYCRHYLNGRCNEGDKCHFSHDTVPKTKSKACHHFARHSCMKGDDCPYDHELSKYPCNNFVSSGSCSRGDTCMFSHQVPTNQDIPTPSNVCKPQPASLLNNHGFKSIQQNHLKRINSLINPVHHMVADTSQKQPTPAPKGIRFINAAKLSPSPSTLKQGMLTPNTESLVQHGTLADRSASGTSTTQSIVEISKKLPAVAPKGINFLSFGKGPVCSFKSSMSFHVNRENGIKLPQVFNFGLPYQASPSIDKDGSGKVSDGTKNVPQTDLSSNEILNKVLSVAEEMKSKFPGKASKDDSAKDNSRSKSVQEGKKVSNNSSECLVSGYHKLASRSSKKALSSTLAFAAEHESDIKMKLIVGGSSV; encoded by the exons ATGGAGGACGCTGAATTGGGTACCTCAAAATCCTCCTCCCAGTTCCGAATGCCTTTCCCTCCTTACCGTCGATCACACTTACGCAGCCAAACTGTGCACACCCTCCATCACATTCTCTCCCACCTTTCTGCTGCTTCCACCGCCCCTACTAGCTCCCTCAATACTCCTG AGAATGGCGACGGTAGAATGGGGCAAGAAAACGAGGAAAGGGAGCGTGAGTGCGCTGAATTTGTTGCTTCTGATTTAACGGATCCCAAGGCTTCTGTATCCCAGAAGGAAATATTGGAGGTTCATGAGAACATTGAAGGGAATGGAGATAGGGGAAAGGATTTTAGTGCTAATGAGATGGTCCTAGATGATATAGAACTTCTGTTGGGAATGGAGGAAACTTCCACACAAGCAAATGATTTTAATGACGAACAGAAGGTAATGGCTGAGTTGGAGATGGTTGTGAATGGCATTGATGATCTTGTTCAGGATATTGGTTTAATCCCCTTGAACTCGGGGTTAGGTGAGAAACAGAATGATAGCAATGAAGTTGAGCTGATGGATTACCAAGTAGAGCATGTTGAATTTCTACATCCTGATGTGGACACATCTGGAAATGCAAGTAAGTTGCAAGTATCAGGTGATAATAATCAACTTACCTCAGAAGGCTTTCATCCACCTTTGATTTTTCATGCACCTGCATCAACAGTTGTACAAGCCTCGCCAATTAGTACATCACGTTTCAATAATGGAAGTCAACAACAGGAAACAGAATTGGTGGAATCAGTTTGTGCTGTAGTGAACTCTCTCCCCAGTACTGAAGAGGGTGGTCAGTTTGAGAAGGAAGAACATGATGGTCTAGAGGTTGCTGAAGCAACACACATTTCTTTAGATCTAGATATGAACAACGAAGAACTGAATATCAGTGAAGATGGTGGATTAATGGATTCTACTATTTTGGAGGGTAAACACGAAGTGCAGAATGAAGGAGAGAAATTAGATGTATTAACTAGTGTGAACAATGTGACAAACTCTTCCAATGTTCTTATTGAAAAGGGAAATGTAGAACAGGGAGAAATTTATGGGGAACAAGAAATGCAGAATGAAGGAGAGACATTAGAAAGATTAATGAGTATGAAAAATGCCACAAGTCCTTCCAATATTCTGATTGAAAATGGAGATATGGAAGAGGGAGAAATTTCAGGAGACTTTGAAATGGATGGCAATTCATTTGATATTTCTTCTGCTGACATGCCGACTGATTTAACTCAAAATAAAGTCTTTCTCAAAGGTTTCTTGGAAGAAAGTCAAGAAACCACTGCCAAAGAACATGGGAACTCATCTGCAGTGAAG ATAGTCGGTGCTAGTAGAAAGAGAGAAGGTAGTTCTGATTCTGAagagaagaaagataaaaagaag ATGCCTGGTCCCGATAGTAAGGAGAAGTGTGGCCCTGGTGCTGATGAGGAGAAGAAAGATAAAGAGAAG CAGCTGAGTGATGCTAGTACGAATAAAAAACGCGGTCCTAGTTCCAAGGAGAAGAAAGTTAGAAAAAAG AGAAAGAGGCAAGCAAAAAAGAACAGAGAACTAGGTGTGAAAAGGTTGAAGTTGCTTCCAGTACAGAAAGAGAAAGCTATCTCATATTGCCGCCATTATCTCAACGGAAGGTGCAATGAG GGCGACAAATGCCATTTTTCACATGATACGGTCCCGAAGACAAAATCCAAG GCATGTCATCACTTTGCTCGTCACTCTTGCATGAAAGGAGATGATTGCCCATATGATCATGAGCTCTCCAAGTATCCTTGTAACAATTTTGTTTCCAGCGGCTCTTGTTCGAGAGGTGATACTTGTATGTTTTCACACCAG GTACCTACCAACCAAGATATACCTACACCTTCAAATGTTTGCAAACCACAGCCGGCATCTCTGCTTAACAATCACGGGTTTAAGTCTATCCAGCAAAACCACTTGAAAAGAATCAATTCTCTCATCAATCCAGTCCATCATATGGTGGCAGATACGTCACAGAAACAGCCTACCccagcaccaaaaggaattaggTTCATCAATGCTGCAAAATTATCACCCAGCCCTAGCACACTGAAACAAGGCATGTTGACACCAAACACGGAAAGTCTTGTTCAACATGGGACCCTTGCAGATCGAAGTGCATCTGGCACTAGCACTACTCAAAGCATAGTGGAAATTTCTAAGAAATTGCCTGCTGTGGCACCTAAGggaattaattttctttcatttggcAAAGGTCCTGTCTGCAGTTTTAAAAGTTCCATGAGCTTCCATGTAAATCGTGAAAATGGTATCAAGTTGCCTCAGGTTTTCAATTTTGGTTTGCCCTACCAAGCAAGTCCGTCTATAGATAAGGATGGCTCTGGCAAAGTTAGTGATGGAACCAAAAATGTACCACAAACTGATCTGTCCTCAAATGAGATTTTAAACAAAGTTCTATCTGTGGCAGAAGAAATGAAATCCAAGTTTCCAGGGAAAGCTTCAAAAGATGATTCTGCAAAGGATAACAGCCGTAGTAAATCAGTTCAAGAGGGAAAGAAGGTATCTAATAATTCTTCAGAATGCCTTGTATCCGGGTATCATAAACTTGCATCAAGGTCAAGTAAAAAGGCACTGTCATCAACTTTAGCTTTTGCAGCGGAGCATGAATCAGAtattaaaatgaaattaatagTTGGTGGTTCATCTGTATGA
- the LOC130723225 gene encoding zinc finger CCCH domain-containing protein 65-like isoform X4, producing MEDAELGTSKSSSQFRMPFPPYRRSHLRSQTVHTLHHILSHLSAASTAPTSSLNTPENGDGRMGQENEERERECAEFVASDLTDPKASVSQKEILEVHENIEGNGDRGKDFSANEMVLDDIELLLGMEETSTQANDFNDEQKVMAELEMVVNGIDDLVQDIGLIPLNSGLGEKQNDSNEVELMDYQVEHVEFLHPDVDTSGNASKLQVSGDNNQLTSEGFHPPLIFHAPASTVVQASPISTSRFNNGSQQQETELVESVCAVVNSLPSTEEGGQFEKEEHDGLEVAEATHISLDLDMNNEELNISEDGGLMDSTILEGKHEVQNEGEKLDVLTSVNNVTNSSNVLIEKGNVEQGEIYGEQEMQNEGETLERLMSMKNATSPSNILIENGDMEEGEISGDFEMDGNSFDISSADMPTDLTQNKVFLKGFLEESQETTAKEHGNSSAVKIVGASRKREGSSDSEEKKDKKKMPGPDSKEKCGPGADEEKKDKEKLSDASTNKKRGPSSKEKKVRKKRKRQAKKNRELGVKRLKLLPVQKEKAISYCRHYLNGRCNEGDKCHFSHDTVPKTKSKACHHFARHSCMKGDDCPYDHELSKYPCNNFVSSGSCSRGDTCMFSHQVPTNQDIPTPSNVCKPQPASLLNNHGFKSIQQNHLKRINSLINPVHHMVADTSQKQPTPAPKGIRFINAAKLSPSPSTLKQGMLTPNTESLVQHGTLADRSASGTSTTQSIVEISKKLPAVAPKGINFLSFGKGPVCSFKSSMSFHVNRENGIKLPQVFNFGLPYQASPSIDKDGSGKVSDGTKNVPQTDLSSNEILNKVLSVAEEMKSKFPGKASKDDSAKDNSRSKSVQEGKKVSNNSSECLVSGYHKLASRSSKKALSSTLAFAAEHESDIKMKLIVGGSSV from the exons ATGGAGGACGCTGAATTGGGTACCTCAAAATCCTCCTCCCAGTTCCGAATGCCTTTCCCTCCTTACCGTCGATCACACTTACGCAGCCAAACTGTGCACACCCTCCATCACATTCTCTCCCACCTTTCTGCTGCTTCCACCGCCCCTACTAGCTCCCTCAATACTCCTG AGAATGGCGACGGTAGAATGGGGCAAGAAAACGAGGAAAGGGAGCGTGAGTGCGCTGAATTTGTTGCTTCTGATTTAACGGATCCCAAGGCTTCTGTATCCCAGAAGGAAATATTGGAGGTTCATGAGAACATTGAAGGGAATGGAGATAGGGGAAAGGATTTTAGTGCTAATGAGATGGTCCTAGATGATATAGAACTTCTGTTGGGAATGGAGGAAACTTCCACACAAGCAAATGATTTTAATGACGAACAGAAGGTAATGGCTGAGTTGGAGATGGTTGTGAATGGCATTGATGATCTTGTTCAGGATATTGGTTTAATCCCCTTGAACTCGGGGTTAGGTGAGAAACAGAATGATAGCAATGAAGTTGAGCTGATGGATTACCAAGTAGAGCATGTTGAATTTCTACATCCTGATGTGGACACATCTGGAAATGCAAGTAAGTTGCAAGTATCAGGTGATAATAATCAACTTACCTCAGAAGGCTTTCATCCACCTTTGATTTTTCATGCACCTGCATCAACAGTTGTACAAGCCTCGCCAATTAGTACATCACGTTTCAATAATGGAAGTCAACAACAGGAAACAGAATTGGTGGAATCAGTTTGTGCTGTAGTGAACTCTCTCCCCAGTACTGAAGAGGGTGGTCAGTTTGAGAAGGAAGAACATGATGGTCTAGAGGTTGCTGAAGCAACACACATTTCTTTAGATCTAGATATGAACAACGAAGAACTGAATATCAGTGAAGATGGTGGATTAATGGATTCTACTATTTTGGAGGGTAAACACGAAGTGCAGAATGAAGGAGAGAAATTAGATGTATTAACTAGTGTGAACAATGTGACAAACTCTTCCAATGTTCTTATTGAAAAGGGAAATGTAGAACAGGGAGAAATTTATGGGGAACAAGAAATGCAGAATGAAGGAGAGACATTAGAAAGATTAATGAGTATGAAAAATGCCACAAGTCCTTCCAATATTCTGATTGAAAATGGAGATATGGAAGAGGGAGAAATTTCAGGAGACTTTGAAATGGATGGCAATTCATTTGATATTTCTTCTGCTGACATGCCGACTGATTTAACTCAAAATAAAGTCTTTCTCAAAGGTTTCTTGGAAGAAAGTCAAGAAACCACTGCCAAAGAACATGGGAACTCATCTGCAGTGAAG ATAGTCGGTGCTAGTAGAAAGAGAGAAGGTAGTTCTGATTCTGAagagaagaaagataaaaagaag ATGCCTGGTCCCGATAGTAAGGAGAAGTGTGGCCCTGGTGCTGATGAGGAGAAGAAAGATAAAGAGAAG CTGAGTGATGCTAGTACGAATAAAAAACGCGGTCCTAGTTCCAAGGAGAAGAAAGTTAGAAAAAAG AGAAAGAGGCAAGCAAAAAAGAACAGAGAACTAGGTGTGAAAAGGTTGAAGTTGCTTCCAGTACAGAAAGAGAAAGCTATCTCATATTGCCGCCATTATCTCAACGGAAGGTGCAATGAG GGCGACAAATGCCATTTTTCACATGATACGGTCCCGAAGACAAAATCCAAG GCATGTCATCACTTTGCTCGTCACTCTTGCATGAAAGGAGATGATTGCCCATATGATCATGAGCTCTCCAAGTATCCTTGTAACAATTTTGTTTCCAGCGGCTCTTGTTCGAGAGGTGATACTTGTATGTTTTCACACCAG GTACCTACCAACCAAGATATACCTACACCTTCAAATGTTTGCAAACCACAGCCGGCATCTCTGCTTAACAATCACGGGTTTAAGTCTATCCAGCAAAACCACTTGAAAAGAATCAATTCTCTCATCAATCCAGTCCATCATATGGTGGCAGATACGTCACAGAAACAGCCTACCccagcaccaaaaggaattaggTTCATCAATGCTGCAAAATTATCACCCAGCCCTAGCACACTGAAACAAGGCATGTTGACACCAAACACGGAAAGTCTTGTTCAACATGGGACCCTTGCAGATCGAAGTGCATCTGGCACTAGCACTACTCAAAGCATAGTGGAAATTTCTAAGAAATTGCCTGCTGTGGCACCTAAGggaattaattttctttcatttggcAAAGGTCCTGTCTGCAGTTTTAAAAGTTCCATGAGCTTCCATGTAAATCGTGAAAATGGTATCAAGTTGCCTCAGGTTTTCAATTTTGGTTTGCCCTACCAAGCAAGTCCGTCTATAGATAAGGATGGCTCTGGCAAAGTTAGTGATGGAACCAAAAATGTACCACAAACTGATCTGTCCTCAAATGAGATTTTAAACAAAGTTCTATCTGTGGCAGAAGAAATGAAATCCAAGTTTCCAGGGAAAGCTTCAAAAGATGATTCTGCAAAGGATAACAGCCGTAGTAAATCAGTTCAAGAGGGAAAGAAGGTATCTAATAATTCTTCAGAATGCCTTGTATCCGGGTATCATAAACTTGCATCAAGGTCAAGTAAAAAGGCACTGTCATCAACTTTAGCTTTTGCAGCGGAGCATGAATCAGAtattaaaatgaaattaatagTTGGTGGTTCATCTGTATGA
- the LOC130723225 gene encoding zinc finger CCCH domain-containing protein 65-like isoform X1, with amino-acid sequence MEDAELGTSKSSSQFRMPFPPYRRSHLRSQTVHTLHHILSHLSAASTAPTSSLNTPENGDGRMGQENEERERECAEFVASDLTDPKASVSQKEILEVHENIEGNGDRGKDFSANEMVLDDIELLLGMEETSTQANDFNDEQKVMAELEMVVNGIDDLVQDIGLIPLNSGLGEKQNDSNEVELMDYQVEHVEFLHPDVDTSGNASKLQVSGDNNQLTSEGFHPPLIFHAPASTVVQASPISTSRFNNGSQQQETELVESVCAVVNSLPSTEEGGQFEKEEHDGLEVAEATHISLDLDMNNEELNISEDGGLMDSTILEGKHEVQNEGEKLDVLTSVNNVTNSSNVLIEKGNVEQGEIYGEQEMQNEGETLERLMSMKNATSPSNILIENGDMEEGEISGDFEMDGNSFDISSADMPTDLTQNKVFLKGFLEESQETTAKEHGNSSAVKIVGASRKREGSSDSEEKKDKKKQMPGPDSKEKCGPGADEEKKDKEKQLSDASTNKKRGPSSKEKKVRKKRKRQAKKNRELGVKRLKLLPVQKEKAISYCRHYLNGRCNEGDKCHFSHDTVPKTKSKACHHFARHSCMKGDDCPYDHELSKYPCNNFVSSGSCSRGDTCMFSHQVPTNQDIPTPSNVCKPQPASLLNNHGFKSIQQNHLKRINSLINPVHHMVADTSQKQPTPAPKGIRFINAAKLSPSPSTLKQGMLTPNTESLVQHGTLADRSASGTSTTQSIVEISKKLPAVAPKGINFLSFGKGPVCSFKSSMSFHVNRENGIKLPQVFNFGLPYQASPSIDKDGSGKVSDGTKNVPQTDLSSNEILNKVLSVAEEMKSKFPGKASKDDSAKDNSRSKSVQEGKKVSNNSSECLVSGYHKLASRSSKKALSSTLAFAAEHESDIKMKLIVGGSSV; translated from the exons ATGGAGGACGCTGAATTGGGTACCTCAAAATCCTCCTCCCAGTTCCGAATGCCTTTCCCTCCTTACCGTCGATCACACTTACGCAGCCAAACTGTGCACACCCTCCATCACATTCTCTCCCACCTTTCTGCTGCTTCCACCGCCCCTACTAGCTCCCTCAATACTCCTG AGAATGGCGACGGTAGAATGGGGCAAGAAAACGAGGAAAGGGAGCGTGAGTGCGCTGAATTTGTTGCTTCTGATTTAACGGATCCCAAGGCTTCTGTATCCCAGAAGGAAATATTGGAGGTTCATGAGAACATTGAAGGGAATGGAGATAGGGGAAAGGATTTTAGTGCTAATGAGATGGTCCTAGATGATATAGAACTTCTGTTGGGAATGGAGGAAACTTCCACACAAGCAAATGATTTTAATGACGAACAGAAGGTAATGGCTGAGTTGGAGATGGTTGTGAATGGCATTGATGATCTTGTTCAGGATATTGGTTTAATCCCCTTGAACTCGGGGTTAGGTGAGAAACAGAATGATAGCAATGAAGTTGAGCTGATGGATTACCAAGTAGAGCATGTTGAATTTCTACATCCTGATGTGGACACATCTGGAAATGCAAGTAAGTTGCAAGTATCAGGTGATAATAATCAACTTACCTCAGAAGGCTTTCATCCACCTTTGATTTTTCATGCACCTGCATCAACAGTTGTACAAGCCTCGCCAATTAGTACATCACGTTTCAATAATGGAAGTCAACAACAGGAAACAGAATTGGTGGAATCAGTTTGTGCTGTAGTGAACTCTCTCCCCAGTACTGAAGAGGGTGGTCAGTTTGAGAAGGAAGAACATGATGGTCTAGAGGTTGCTGAAGCAACACACATTTCTTTAGATCTAGATATGAACAACGAAGAACTGAATATCAGTGAAGATGGTGGATTAATGGATTCTACTATTTTGGAGGGTAAACACGAAGTGCAGAATGAAGGAGAGAAATTAGATGTATTAACTAGTGTGAACAATGTGACAAACTCTTCCAATGTTCTTATTGAAAAGGGAAATGTAGAACAGGGAGAAATTTATGGGGAACAAGAAATGCAGAATGAAGGAGAGACATTAGAAAGATTAATGAGTATGAAAAATGCCACAAGTCCTTCCAATATTCTGATTGAAAATGGAGATATGGAAGAGGGAGAAATTTCAGGAGACTTTGAAATGGATGGCAATTCATTTGATATTTCTTCTGCTGACATGCCGACTGATTTAACTCAAAATAAAGTCTTTCTCAAAGGTTTCTTGGAAGAAAGTCAAGAAACCACTGCCAAAGAACATGGGAACTCATCTGCAGTGAAG ATAGTCGGTGCTAGTAGAAAGAGAGAAGGTAGTTCTGATTCTGAagagaagaaagataaaaagaag CAGATGCCTGGTCCCGATAGTAAGGAGAAGTGTGGCCCTGGTGCTGATGAGGAGAAGAAAGATAAAGAGAAG CAGCTGAGTGATGCTAGTACGAATAAAAAACGCGGTCCTAGTTCCAAGGAGAAGAAAGTTAGAAAAAAG AGAAAGAGGCAAGCAAAAAAGAACAGAGAACTAGGTGTGAAAAGGTTGAAGTTGCTTCCAGTACAGAAAGAGAAAGCTATCTCATATTGCCGCCATTATCTCAACGGAAGGTGCAATGAG GGCGACAAATGCCATTTTTCACATGATACGGTCCCGAAGACAAAATCCAAG GCATGTCATCACTTTGCTCGTCACTCTTGCATGAAAGGAGATGATTGCCCATATGATCATGAGCTCTCCAAGTATCCTTGTAACAATTTTGTTTCCAGCGGCTCTTGTTCGAGAGGTGATACTTGTATGTTTTCACACCAG GTACCTACCAACCAAGATATACCTACACCTTCAAATGTTTGCAAACCACAGCCGGCATCTCTGCTTAACAATCACGGGTTTAAGTCTATCCAGCAAAACCACTTGAAAAGAATCAATTCTCTCATCAATCCAGTCCATCATATGGTGGCAGATACGTCACAGAAACAGCCTACCccagcaccaaaaggaattaggTTCATCAATGCTGCAAAATTATCACCCAGCCCTAGCACACTGAAACAAGGCATGTTGACACCAAACACGGAAAGTCTTGTTCAACATGGGACCCTTGCAGATCGAAGTGCATCTGGCACTAGCACTACTCAAAGCATAGTGGAAATTTCTAAGAAATTGCCTGCTGTGGCACCTAAGggaattaattttctttcatttggcAAAGGTCCTGTCTGCAGTTTTAAAAGTTCCATGAGCTTCCATGTAAATCGTGAAAATGGTATCAAGTTGCCTCAGGTTTTCAATTTTGGTTTGCCCTACCAAGCAAGTCCGTCTATAGATAAGGATGGCTCTGGCAAAGTTAGTGATGGAACCAAAAATGTACCACAAACTGATCTGTCCTCAAATGAGATTTTAAACAAAGTTCTATCTGTGGCAGAAGAAATGAAATCCAAGTTTCCAGGGAAAGCTTCAAAAGATGATTCTGCAAAGGATAACAGCCGTAGTAAATCAGTTCAAGAGGGAAAGAAGGTATCTAATAATTCTTCAGAATGCCTTGTATCCGGGTATCATAAACTTGCATCAAGGTCAAGTAAAAAGGCACTGTCATCAACTTTAGCTTTTGCAGCGGAGCATGAATCAGAtattaaaatgaaattaatagTTGGTGGTTCATCTGTATGA
- the LOC130723225 gene encoding zinc finger CCCH domain-containing protein 65-like isoform X3, which yields MEDAELGTSKSSSQFRMPFPPYRRSHLRSQTVHTLHHILSHLSAASTAPTSSLNTPENGDGRMGQENEERERECAEFVASDLTDPKASVSQKEILEVHENIEGNGDRGKDFSANEMVLDDIELLLGMEETSTQANDFNDEQKVMAELEMVVNGIDDLVQDIGLIPLNSGLGEKQNDSNEVELMDYQVEHVEFLHPDVDTSGNASKLQVSGDNNQLTSEGFHPPLIFHAPASTVVQASPISTSRFNNGSQQQETELVESVCAVVNSLPSTEEGGQFEKEEHDGLEVAEATHISLDLDMNNEELNISEDGGLMDSTILEGKHEVQNEGEKLDVLTSVNNVTNSSNVLIEKGNVEQGEIYGEQEMQNEGETLERLMSMKNATSPSNILIENGDMEEGEISGDFEMDGNSFDISSADMPTDLTQNKVFLKGFLEESQETTAKEHGNSSAVKIVGASRKREGSSDSEEKKDKKKQMPGPDSKEKCGPGADEEKKDKEKLSDASTNKKRGPSSKEKKVRKKRKRQAKKNRELGVKRLKLLPVQKEKAISYCRHYLNGRCNEGDKCHFSHDTVPKTKSKACHHFARHSCMKGDDCPYDHELSKYPCNNFVSSGSCSRGDTCMFSHQVPTNQDIPTPSNVCKPQPASLLNNHGFKSIQQNHLKRINSLINPVHHMVADTSQKQPTPAPKGIRFINAAKLSPSPSTLKQGMLTPNTESLVQHGTLADRSASGTSTTQSIVEISKKLPAVAPKGINFLSFGKGPVCSFKSSMSFHVNRENGIKLPQVFNFGLPYQASPSIDKDGSGKVSDGTKNVPQTDLSSNEILNKVLSVAEEMKSKFPGKASKDDSAKDNSRSKSVQEGKKVSNNSSECLVSGYHKLASRSSKKALSSTLAFAAEHESDIKMKLIVGGSSV from the exons ATGGAGGACGCTGAATTGGGTACCTCAAAATCCTCCTCCCAGTTCCGAATGCCTTTCCCTCCTTACCGTCGATCACACTTACGCAGCCAAACTGTGCACACCCTCCATCACATTCTCTCCCACCTTTCTGCTGCTTCCACCGCCCCTACTAGCTCCCTCAATACTCCTG AGAATGGCGACGGTAGAATGGGGCAAGAAAACGAGGAAAGGGAGCGTGAGTGCGCTGAATTTGTTGCTTCTGATTTAACGGATCCCAAGGCTTCTGTATCCCAGAAGGAAATATTGGAGGTTCATGAGAACATTGAAGGGAATGGAGATAGGGGAAAGGATTTTAGTGCTAATGAGATGGTCCTAGATGATATAGAACTTCTGTTGGGAATGGAGGAAACTTCCACACAAGCAAATGATTTTAATGACGAACAGAAGGTAATGGCTGAGTTGGAGATGGTTGTGAATGGCATTGATGATCTTGTTCAGGATATTGGTTTAATCCCCTTGAACTCGGGGTTAGGTGAGAAACAGAATGATAGCAATGAAGTTGAGCTGATGGATTACCAAGTAGAGCATGTTGAATTTCTACATCCTGATGTGGACACATCTGGAAATGCAAGTAAGTTGCAAGTATCAGGTGATAATAATCAACTTACCTCAGAAGGCTTTCATCCACCTTTGATTTTTCATGCACCTGCATCAACAGTTGTACAAGCCTCGCCAATTAGTACATCACGTTTCAATAATGGAAGTCAACAACAGGAAACAGAATTGGTGGAATCAGTTTGTGCTGTAGTGAACTCTCTCCCCAGTACTGAAGAGGGTGGTCAGTTTGAGAAGGAAGAACATGATGGTCTAGAGGTTGCTGAAGCAACACACATTTCTTTAGATCTAGATATGAACAACGAAGAACTGAATATCAGTGAAGATGGTGGATTAATGGATTCTACTATTTTGGAGGGTAAACACGAAGTGCAGAATGAAGGAGAGAAATTAGATGTATTAACTAGTGTGAACAATGTGACAAACTCTTCCAATGTTCTTATTGAAAAGGGAAATGTAGAACAGGGAGAAATTTATGGGGAACAAGAAATGCAGAATGAAGGAGAGACATTAGAAAGATTAATGAGTATGAAAAATGCCACAAGTCCTTCCAATATTCTGATTGAAAATGGAGATATGGAAGAGGGAGAAATTTCAGGAGACTTTGAAATGGATGGCAATTCATTTGATATTTCTTCTGCTGACATGCCGACTGATTTAACTCAAAATAAAGTCTTTCTCAAAGGTTTCTTGGAAGAAAGTCAAGAAACCACTGCCAAAGAACATGGGAACTCATCTGCAGTGAAG ATAGTCGGTGCTAGTAGAAAGAGAGAAGGTAGTTCTGATTCTGAagagaagaaagataaaaagaag CAGATGCCTGGTCCCGATAGTAAGGAGAAGTGTGGCCCTGGTGCTGATGAGGAGAAGAAAGATAAAGAGAAG CTGAGTGATGCTAGTACGAATAAAAAACGCGGTCCTAGTTCCAAGGAGAAGAAAGTTAGAAAAAAG AGAAAGAGGCAAGCAAAAAAGAACAGAGAACTAGGTGTGAAAAGGTTGAAGTTGCTTCCAGTACAGAAAGAGAAAGCTATCTCATATTGCCGCCATTATCTCAACGGAAGGTGCAATGAG GGCGACAAATGCCATTTTTCACATGATACGGTCCCGAAGACAAAATCCAAG GCATGTCATCACTTTGCTCGTCACTCTTGCATGAAAGGAGATGATTGCCCATATGATCATGAGCTCTCCAAGTATCCTTGTAACAATTTTGTTTCCAGCGGCTCTTGTTCGAGAGGTGATACTTGTATGTTTTCACACCAG GTACCTACCAACCAAGATATACCTACACCTTCAAATGTTTGCAAACCACAGCCGGCATCTCTGCTTAACAATCACGGGTTTAAGTCTATCCAGCAAAACCACTTGAAAAGAATCAATTCTCTCATCAATCCAGTCCATCATATGGTGGCAGATACGTCACAGAAACAGCCTACCccagcaccaaaaggaattaggTTCATCAATGCTGCAAAATTATCACCCAGCCCTAGCACACTGAAACAAGGCATGTTGACACCAAACACGGAAAGTCTTGTTCAACATGGGACCCTTGCAGATCGAAGTGCATCTGGCACTAGCACTACTCAAAGCATAGTGGAAATTTCTAAGAAATTGCCTGCTGTGGCACCTAAGggaattaattttctttcatttggcAAAGGTCCTGTCTGCAGTTTTAAAAGTTCCATGAGCTTCCATGTAAATCGTGAAAATGGTATCAAGTTGCCTCAGGTTTTCAATTTTGGTTTGCCCTACCAAGCAAGTCCGTCTATAGATAAGGATGGCTCTGGCAAAGTTAGTGATGGAACCAAAAATGTACCACAAACTGATCTGTCCTCAAATGAGATTTTAAACAAAGTTCTATCTGTGGCAGAAGAAATGAAATCCAAGTTTCCAGGGAAAGCTTCAAAAGATGATTCTGCAAAGGATAACAGCCGTAGTAAATCAGTTCAAGAGGGAAAGAAGGTATCTAATAATTCTTCAGAATGCCTTGTATCCGGGTATCATAAACTTGCATCAAGGTCAAGTAAAAAGGCACTGTCATCAACTTTAGCTTTTGCAGCGGAGCATGAATCAGAtattaaaatgaaattaatagTTGGTGGTTCATCTGTATGA